One window of the Ignavibacteriota bacterium genome contains the following:
- a CDS encoding serine hydrolase: MRVAVLIVVSFGIATGIVRAQYVGIDAAGAAQVEETVADWMQRSRTVGCSVGLVKAGRIVYLNGFGYRDLVLRIPATEYTMYRTASVAKPFTAVLALQLAEEQRLQLAADVRTLVPEYPAKPQGMIKIGHLLTHRSGIRNYDELDSTAMRAYEPAHRAYNALDALSIFRNGSLSFVPGTSYQYSTFGFNLLGAAIERASGVPYQELLETRIRRRLALPYLQPEVAVLRPYPGEAKGYHLLSNTPYETKDDVGILYKVPGGGLICTVVDLCGFMNGLMGGRLYDSAGTLEIMGTVMSPEASMGLGMFVASHNGNRTLHHAGGQLKTSTYIICEPATGNGVAVMTNTLQAPATALGNTLLDLLASLQPEGPEYTPPPDTLPAPLLHLPAQDDIVQTSTARLQWGDVAFADRYIVQIDTTAQFTVARSDTVRTTESLRASLRLGATYHWRVKALNPFLYRGVQGAWSNTGRFRAADPTHAEQFPTEADVEWPRVFPNPARGLITVEIPQHGHVGAFTLSTIDGRITRRWHVEGSSPQQLDLHGIAPGYYIIRAEGSTRWAGVLLR; this comes from the coding sequence ATGCGTGTGGCGGTACTTATCGTTGTAAGTTTCGGAATCGCGACCGGTATTGTTCGGGCGCAATATGTGGGGATAGATGCGGCCGGAGCGGCGCAGGTGGAGGAGACGGTCGCTGATTGGATGCAGCGCAGCAGAACGGTCGGCTGCTCGGTGGGGCTCGTAAAGGCCGGACGGATTGTGTACTTGAATGGATTCGGATATCGGGATCTGGTACTCCGAATCCCGGCCACGGAATACACGATGTACCGCACGGCTTCTGTCGCCAAACCCTTTACGGCCGTGCTCGCCCTGCAACTCGCGGAAGAACAGCGACTGCAACTCGCCGCCGACGTGCGGACGCTCGTGCCGGAATATCCAGCAAAACCACAGGGCATGATCAAGATCGGACATCTGCTCACGCATCGATCGGGCATCCGCAATTACGACGAACTCGATTCCACCGCCATGCGCGCCTACGAACCGGCCCATCGCGCGTATAATGCACTGGATGCACTCTCCATCTTCAGGAACGGAAGTCTGTCCTTTGTTCCCGGCACCTCGTATCAATACTCGACCTTCGGTTTCAATCTGCTCGGCGCTGCAATCGAACGCGCGTCGGGTGTGCCGTATCAGGAATTGCTCGAGACCCGCATCCGCCGACGCCTTGCGCTGCCCTATCTGCAGCCGGAAGTGGCCGTCCTTCGTCCCTATCCCGGAGAAGCAAAAGGATACCACCTGCTCTCGAATACACCGTACGAAACCAAGGACGATGTGGGCATCCTCTATAAAGTGCCCGGCGGCGGCCTGATTTGCACAGTGGTGGATCTCTGCGGCTTCATGAACGGACTCATGGGCGGCCGTCTCTACGACAGTGCCGGGACTCTCGAAATTATGGGCACGGTAATGTCGCCCGAAGCTTCGATGGGACTCGGCATGTTTGTCGCATCACACAACGGCAACCGGACCTTGCATCACGCGGGCGGACAATTAAAAACGTCCACCTATATCATCTGTGAACCTGCCACGGGTAACGGCGTGGCCGTGATGACGAACACACTCCAGGCGCCCGCCACGGCACTCGGCAACACGCTGCTCGATCTTCTCGCGTCACTGCAGCCCGAGGGACCGGAATACACGCCGCCACCGGACACGCTGCCTGCGCCACTCCTGCATTTGCCGGCCCAGGACGACATCGTCCAGACATCGACCGCACGACTGCAGTGGGGGGACGTCGCATTTGCGGACCGCTACATCGTACAAATCGACACAACAGCGCAGTTCACCGTGGCGAGGAGCGACACCGTGCGCACGACGGAATCGCTGCGCGCGTCACTGCGTCTGGGCGCCACGTATCACTGGCGCGTGAAGGCGCTGAATCCATTTCTCTACAGGGGTGTGCAGGGGGCGTGGAGCAACACCGGGCGTTTCCGGGCGGCCGATCCAACACACGCGGAACAGTTTCCGACGGAAGCAGATGTGGAATGGCCGCGTGTGTTTCCAAACCCGGCGCGTGGGCTCATCACTGTTGAAATCCCGCAGCACGGACACGTCGGAGCATTCACACTTTCGACGATCGATGGGCGGATCACACGGCGTTGGCACGTCGAGGGATCGTCTCCTCAGCAGCTTGACCTTCACGGAATCGCACCCGGCTACTACATCATACGCGCCGAAGGGAGTACCCGATGGGCGGGCGTGCTGCTGCGGTGA